The DNA segment CAACATTCATCGTGACGGCTAGAAGCAGTGGCAGTACTTCCAATAATCAACTCTTACATAGCCGCCATTCTGGGCAGGGTTTTCAGGTAAGCACGTCACGGCAAAAAGCCCTCCAAAAACCAGTCCTGACTTGGAAGCCCCCTTGGAGCCTCCAGTGAGGACACTAATACCACAAAGACTTGCATTCACCTTTGAGGCAAAGAAGCTTAGCAGCTAGCTGACGCTAATGTTAGCCAACAATCAGATCACCAACCTTCCGCTTTCGTCGCGGTTTCGTTCCGCTGTTCCATCGCTCCTGGATGTAGACACGTCCCGGTGAGGGTGATCCGTCTGCCTACTTTGTTTAGGTCTAGAGTAAGCCAACCTTCGGCTTCCTTCGCGTTTTCCTGCTCGTCATTGGCAGACAAAAGTGGCTGCGAGTCGTATACAGCCCCCTAGTGGACTGGAGTTTGCAAACGGGGTCTCCCTGTGACGTTGAACACCTGTGATCTTGGATCAAGCCTAAATGACGTGTGCAATATATCAGGCAATAATTAGAAACATAGCATAGATGGACGTGCACACAGCAGAGCCATAAATGTAATCAATGACGGTGTTAGCTTAGCGGCCATGACACCTGGGTTCCCTCTTTTCACGGTGAggctttttcaaaataatagcaGAATATGGATGGTGGTGATGCACAGCAGCTGCCGGTCCTCATGGAAGGCCTTTATTGACAGGGACAGGCACAAGAACCAcaagacactccacagtagagCTTTAGAACTTTGCCCACGTGGACTCAAACATGGAAAGGGAAAGTCATTGGTCGGGCGGCGCCCTTCCGGCACACTTGTGACTCAGCAGGTTGACCTTCTGAGTGAAGCCTTTGTCGCAGACGCTGCAGCTGAAGGGCTTCTCCCCcgtgtgcgtcctcatgtgGATCCTGACGTTGCCCTTCACCGAGAAGCTCTTGTCGCAGATGGAGCAGGAGTACGGCTTGTGTCCCGTGTGGACTCTCATGTGGGACGTCATGTTCACCCTCTGCCGGAAACTCTTTCCGCAGAAGGGACAGGAGAAGGGCTTCTCTCCCGTGTGTCTCCTCATGTGCGTCTTCAAGTAGTCCTTGCGGGCGAAGGTCTCGTCGCACACGGAGCAGCTGAAGGGCTTCTCCTGGGTGTGCGTCCTGGTGTGCTGGACCAGCGCCTGGCTGTGGATGAAGCTGCTCCCGCACACCGAGCACGAGAAAGGCTTCTCGCCCGTGTGAGTCCGCATGTGTTTGATCAGGTCTCCTTTCTGCCGGGAGCTCTTTCCGCACACAGAGCACACGTACGGTTTCTCTCCCGAGTGCGTCTTCTTGTGTCTCTTCAGGCGCAAGGCGTTCAGGAAGCTTTTTCCGCACTCGCAGCAGGTGGTGgacacgccgccgccgccaccaacCACTTGGGACCCTTTCACCGGCGCGTCGTCGCCGGACCCCATCCAATCCTCATCACTGCCCTCGCTCTCGTGGCGGGGGGAGGGAGGAGCTGCCTCTTCATCGTCTCGgccctcctcttcctgtttaaCGCGGGGGGGCTCCGGCTTGCTCTGCACCTCTTTCCCCACCACCAGCTGCCGCACGTCCTCGGGACTCTCTGGAAGACAGGCAGTGCAAGCGTGAGCGCCGTGGCCGCCACCCACTTCAACCAAAGACAGCCAGCAGCGCCACCTTATGGGCCAAGGCCCCAACTACAAGGTGACTCCAGTCAGGCCACCAGTGGATATGTAGAGCAACACCTGTGGATGTTGTATTCCTCGTAATACCACTAAACTAACTAACCATATCCGATATATGGGCTGATGGGCCGATGTATGAAAGAAGACCATTAATATACACAGAAtataatactgtacatgaacataaatataatagccaaaatatcaaataatattaCTGTGGCTTTCATGCGTTGGTCTGTGCCATTGCAGCCTGTGTGTCATGATATGTCATTTTTAGCTGTTGCCAcaaatttgtcattttctttGCTTTACTGGTGCTGGAGGCCTGGCTAACTTGGTGACATGGGAGTTAACACATGCATGTTCACCTTAAAACGCTGTAGTAGTCTTAGATAGTGGTGGTTATGGGAGTTAACACTTGCATGTTCACCTCAAAACGCTGTAGTCTTAGATAGTGGTGGTTATGGGAGTTAACACATGCATGTTCACCTTAAAACGCTGTAGTAGTCTTAGATAGTGGTGGACGTGGGAGTTAACACATGCATGTTCACCTTAAAACGCTGTAGTAGTCTTAGATAGTGGTGGTTGTGGGAGTTAACACTTGCATGTTCACCTTAAAACGCTGTAGTAGTCTTAGATAATGGTGGTTATGGGAGTTAACACTTGCATGTTCACCTCAAAATGCTGTAGTAGTCTTAGGTAATGGTGGACGTGGGAGTTAACACTTGCATGTTCACCTTAAAACGCTGTAGTAGTCTTAGGTAATGGTGGACGTGGGAGTTAAATCTTGCATGTTCACCTCAAAACGCTGTAGTAGTCTTAGATAATGGTGGACGTGGGAGTTAAATCTTGCATGATCACCTTAAAACGCTGTAGTAGTCTTAGATAGTGGTGGTTATGGGAGTTAACACATGCATGTTCACCTTAAAACGCTGTAGTAGTCTTAGATAATGGTGGACGTGGGAGTTAAATCTTGCAGGTTCACCTTAAAACGCTGTAGTCTTAGATAGTGGTGGTTATGGGAGTTAACACTTGCATGTTCACCTCAAAACGCTGTAGTCTTAGATAATGGTGGTTATGGGAGTTAACACATGCATGTTCACCTTAAAACGCTGTAGTAGTCTTAGATAGTGGTGGACGTGGGAGTTAACACATGCATGTTCACCTTAAAACGCTGTAGTAGTCTTAGATAGTGGTGGACGTGGGAGTTAACACTTGCATGTTCACCTTAAAACGCTGTAGTAGTCTTAGATAATGGTGGTTATGGGAGTTAACACTTGCATGTTCACCTCAAAATGCTGTAGTAGTCTTAGGTAATGGTGGACGTGGGAGTTAACACTTGCATGTTCACCTTAAAACGCTGTAGTAGTCTTAGGTAATGGTGGACGTGGGAGTTAAATCTTGCATGTTCACCTCAAAACGCTGTAGTAGTCTTAGATAATGGTGGACGTGGGAGTTAAATCTTGCATGATCACCTTAAAACGCTGTAGTAGTCTTAGATAGTGGTGGTTATGGGAGTTAACACTTGCATGTTCACCTCAAAACGCTGTAGTAGTCTTAGATAGTGGTGGACGTGGGAGTTAACACTTGCATGTTCACCTTAAAAGCTCAGAGAGAGAATGGGAGCAAAAGTGAATATCGGCTCAATTTTCACCGATATAGATTAATCTGTGATATGTGATAATCAGCCCAATTAATCGCCCCCCCCATACTAAATGACATTCCCAAACTCCTTCCTGAAAGCTACTATTTCTTCCTTTCAGCTACGACAATGATCTTTTCGATACAAGTTTATTCTTCTCAAATAGATTTGTTCTTGTTAGAAAACTTTGTCATAAAATCACAGCCGATCTGCTgtcttttttcttggaaatgtttacatacttgacttcattctcaaagCATTATAGCCCCCCCAAACGAATCTACACGAAACTAAAAGATGACATCTCATGCTACTAAGATGAGTTAGCGTTCCTGCTATTTCGTTCTTCGCCATTAACGCCAACCCTTTCAGGAGAAATAGCTTCTTTTTCATATGTTGACTTTCTCACGGTCAAACTACTGCTGATGTTTTAAGTTTTTGACGCGGGCCACACTTCCGGCGCGAGAGCGTCCAAGCGGAAGTCAAGAAACCTGCCTGACGGCGTCCGGCTTGACTGCGCGGGACTCTGCGTCTTGGCATCCAGCAGCTTCCTCTGGCGGCAGAGTTCCCACTCGGACCGCTTCATCCTCACCTCGTAGTCGTTGACGAAGTCCTCCAGCAGGACCACGATGTCGTCCGCGGCCGCCGCGAGCCGCTCGGTGAGCAGTGACCTCAGCAGCGGAAGTCGA comes from the Doryrhamphus excisus isolate RoL2022-K1 chromosome 14, RoL_Dexc_1.0, whole genome shotgun sequence genome and includes:
- the LOC131101886 gene encoding endothelial zinc finger protein induced by tumor necrosis factor alpha-like isoform X1, which gives rise to MSSKRQTLFKLTKTSSRSKFVICPPFLHVSLLPRRHHALPEVHLFRRGTAVVCGGVCTKPLRKSRPHVRRAASAGVGSPADDRRRGGLPAAAAKRRRSLSTSAAEVTAHRAARGGRGRHRGPAGGLRQRLRESPEDVRQLVVGKEVQSKPEPPRVKQEEEGRDDEEAAPPSPRHESEGSDEDWMGSGDDAPVKGSQVVGGGGGVSTTCCECGKSFLNALRLKRHKKTHSGEKPYVCSVCGKSSRQKGDLIKHMRTHTGEKPFSCSVCGSSFIHSQALVQHTRTHTQEKPFSCSVCDETFARKDYLKTHMRRHTGEKPFSCPFCGKSFRQRVNMTSHMRVHTGHKPYSCSICDKSFSVKGNVRIHMRTHTGEKPFSCSVCDKGFTQKVNLLSHKCAGRAPPDQ
- the LOC131101886 gene encoding zinc finger protein 32-like isoform X2, which gives rise to MCAVQLLRVSVRQRMTAAVEDFLLRLQREEEASRLPLLRSLLTERLAAAADDIVVLLEDFVNDYEVRMKRSEWELCRQRKLLDAKTQSPAQSSRTPSESPEDVRQLVVGKEVQSKPEPPRVKQEEEGRDDEEAAPPSPRHESEGSDEDWMGSGDDAPVKGSQVVGGGGGVSTTCCECGKSFLNALRLKRHKKTHSGEKPYVCSVCGKSSRQKGDLIKHMRTHTGEKPFSCSVCGSSFIHSQALVQHTRTHTQEKPFSCSVCDETFARKDYLKTHMRRHTGEKPFSCPFCGKSFRQRVNMTSHMRVHTGHKPYSCSICDKSFSVKGNVRIHMRTHTGEKPFSCSVCDKGFTQKVNLLSHKCAGRAPPDQ